TGGTTCTACAAAGAACGGTAGAGATTCCGAGTCTAAGAGACTTGGTGCTAAGAGAGCTGACGGACAGTTTGTAAAAGCTGGTAATATCCTTTACAGACAGCGTGGAACAAAGATTCACCCAGGTCTTAACGTAGGACGTGGCGGAGATGATACATTATTCGCTCTCGTTGATGGCGTTGTAAGATTTGAAAGAAAAGGAAGAGATAAGAAACAGGTTTCTATCTATCCAGTAGCATAATTAAGAATGAGCAAAAGATGCTGCAATATAACTGATGCTAGTTGTTAGTTATGTGCAGCATCTTTTTTCTTTATCATAAAACAGCATTTTATTATAAAAAAGGAGAAAGAACATGTTTGCAGACAGAGCGACAATATCGATCAGATCCGGAAAAGGTGGCGATGGACACGTCAGTTTCCGAAGAGAATTATATGTTCCCAACGGCGGACCGGACGGCGGTGACGGTGGTCGTGGCGGAGATGTAATCTTTGAAGTAGACGAAGGATTGAATACTCTTCAGGATTACAGACACCGCAGAAAATATGCAGCGAAAGACGGTGAACCAGGCGGAAAGAAGAGATGCCATGGTAAAGACGCTGATGATATCGTATTGAAAGTTCCTGAAGGGACTGTCATCAAAGAGGCTGAGTCAGGCAAGGTCATTGCCGATATGTCTGGAGACAACAGACGTCAGGTCATCTTAAAAGGTGGAAAAGGAGGCCTTGGAAATCAGCATTTTGCGACAGCGACTATGCAGATTCCGAAGTATGCACAGCCTGGACAGCCGGCAAAAGAGCTGATGGTAAAACTTGAGCTTAAGGTAATCGCTGACGTTGGACTGGTAGGTTTCCCGAATGTCGGAAAATCTACACTTCTTTCCAGAGTAACCAATGCACAGCCGAAAATTGCAAATTATCACTTTACAACACTCAATCCGAACCTTGGAGTTGTTGATCTTGAAGGCGCAAATGGATTTGTTATCGCAGATATTCCGGGACTTATTGAGGGAGCATCTGAAGGTATCGGACTTGGACATGAGTTTTT
The sequence above is drawn from the Dorea formicigenerans genome and encodes:
- the rpmA gene encoding 50S ribosomal protein L27: MMNLNLQFFAHKKGVGSTKNGRDSESKRLGAKRADGQFVKAGNILYRQRGTKIHPGLNVGRGGDDTLFALVDGVVRFERKGRDKKQVSIYPVA
- the obgE gene encoding GTPase ObgE, which translates into the protein MFADRATISIRSGKGGDGHVSFRRELYVPNGGPDGGDGGRGGDVIFEVDEGLNTLQDYRHRRKYAAKDGEPGGKKRCHGKDADDIVLKVPEGTVIKEAESGKVIADMSGDNRRQVILKGGKGGLGNQHFATATMQIPKYAQPGQPAKELMVKLELKVIADVGLVGFPNVGKSTLLSRVTNAQPKIANYHFTTLNPNLGVVDLEGANGFVIADIPGLIEGASEGIGLGHEFLRHIERTKMMIHVVDAAGSEGRDPVDDIHKINAELHAYNAEIASRPQVIAANKIDLIYDDGESENPVERLKKEFEPQGIKVFPISGVTGAGIKELLYYVSTEIEKLDVAPIIFEPEYFPDEELINLDLPYTVEKEDDMYIVEGPKIEKMLGYTNLDSEKGFAFFQKFLKDTGILEQLEELGIEEGDTVKMYGLQFDYYK